The following are from one region of the Ignavibacteriales bacterium genome:
- the thrA gene encoding bifunctional aspartate kinase/homoserine dehydrogenase I encodes MQIKKILKFGGSSVANPERIRDVASIVLDAAKKERVVVVVSAFQGVTNQLLECAHLAEVGDTKFQSMYKTLVKRHTTILKVLHNNCPPKHVAAQLQTMLAELRDVLQGIYLLRHSSPRALDLSASFGERLSALIIASFLQQSQPSCFVDSREIVKTDDRFTRAAVQFDKTNRAIKIHFKKLFEHSSKRLIPVVTGFIGSTDDGLTTTIGRNGSDYSAAIFGAALDVSLIEIWTDVDGILSADPRSVPAAFVVPQMSYEEAMELSYFGAKVLHASTIAPAVAKHIPIDIKNTLNPAAAGTHISHHINRWEGVAKGITSVDDCTLLTLRGMSMVGVPGIAERLFRALASHSVNVILISQASSEHTICFAISTSDAGAAKKAVHHEFHFELQSRLTSLDEKPYQTIVAIVGDGMKGTPGVSGKVFQALGRNSVNISAIAQGASERNISFVIDEAQKLLALNVIHEAFFEPRKKLGVVLIGPGNIGGTFLRQIQQQHSYLRSEGFDVRVCGIYDIGKAVFSSKGIDLKRWKELLDNAPKKMKYPELLQQIAALHLTNAVLVDCTASPEIVNMYEDFVKLNMHIITPNKRANVLPWQRYKQLTELMKNRQKYFLYETNVGAGLPIISTLQDLIASGDQIVKIEGMFSGTLSHLFNYYDGTRPFSVLVQEALGLGYTEPDPREDLMGGDVARKLLILARQIGLKMDMHDIKVENLVPKPLQGGKFSGEFFQRYAKYDEAMKRRLEAAQFHGCVLRYVGVLQGEKAHAGILEVPENHMLASTKGSDNIIAFKTQRYSKTPLVVQGPGAGADVTAMGVFSDLLKLLHYLPQ; translated from the coding sequence ATGCAGATAAAGAAAATATTGAAGTTTGGCGGATCATCAGTGGCCAATCCAGAACGGATTCGTGACGTTGCTTCCATTGTTCTCGATGCTGCGAAGAAAGAACGCGTGGTTGTCGTTGTCTCGGCTTTTCAAGGAGTCACAAATCAACTATTAGAATGTGCGCATCTGGCAGAAGTAGGTGATACAAAGTTTCAGTCAATGTACAAAACACTTGTGAAACGCCATACGACGATATTGAAAGTTCTTCATAATAATTGTCCACCGAAGCATGTTGCAGCACAACTTCAAACAATGCTCGCAGAACTCAGAGATGTTCTTCAAGGAATTTATCTGCTTCGCCACAGTTCTCCGCGCGCGCTTGATTTATCAGCGAGCTTTGGTGAACGGCTTTCGGCATTGATCATCGCTTCATTTCTACAACAATCACAACCATCGTGTTTCGTCGATTCACGCGAAATTGTGAAGACCGATGATCGATTCACACGTGCTGCCGTTCAATTTGATAAAACCAATCGTGCAATCAAAATACATTTCAAAAAACTCTTTGAACATTCGAGCAAGCGACTTATTCCAGTTGTTACAGGATTCATCGGTTCAACCGACGACGGTCTTACCACCACCATCGGAAGAAATGGATCCGACTATTCGGCGGCAATTTTCGGGGCTGCGCTTGATGTTTCGTTAATTGAAATTTGGACAGATGTCGATGGAATTCTCAGTGCGGATCCGCGCTCTGTTCCCGCTGCGTTCGTTGTGCCGCAGATGTCGTATGAAGAAGCGATGGAGCTTTCCTATTTCGGTGCAAAAGTACTCCATGCTTCCACTATTGCTCCTGCCGTAGCGAAACATATTCCGATTGATATCAAGAATACACTGAATCCAGCGGCAGCAGGTACACACATTTCGCATCACATCAACCGCTGGGAAGGCGTAGCGAAAGGAATCACCTCAGTAGATGATTGCACGCTTCTTACCTTACGCGGTATGAGCATGGTAGGAGTTCCCGGAATCGCAGAGCGATTGTTTCGAGCGCTTGCATCCCACAGTGTTAATGTGATCTTGATTTCCCAGGCATCATCTGAACATACTATTTGCTTTGCTATCAGCACGTCGGATGCAGGCGCGGCGAAAAAAGCGGTGCATCATGAATTTCACTTTGAACTTCAATCCAGACTGACTTCGTTGGACGAAAAACCTTATCAGACGATTGTTGCAATTGTCGGCGATGGAATGAAGGGCACACCGGGTGTGTCGGGAAAAGTATTTCAGGCGCTTGGACGAAACAGCGTCAATATTTCTGCCATTGCTCAAGGAGCATCGGAACGTAATATTTCATTTGTCATTGACGAAGCACAGAAACTTCTTGCACTCAATGTTATCCACGAGGCATTCTTCGAGCCAAGGAAAAAACTTGGTGTGGTTCTGATTGGTCCCGGTAATATCGGCGGTACATTTCTCAGGCAGATCCAGCAGCAACATTCCTATCTTCGATCGGAAGGATTTGATGTCCGTGTATGCGGAATTTACGATATCGGAAAAGCTGTTTTTTCTTCAAAAGGGATCGATCTCAAACGATGGAAAGAACTTCTTGATAACGCTCCTAAAAAAATGAAATATCCAGAATTATTACAGCAAATTGCAGCGCTTCACTTAACGAACGCTGTCCTTGTCGATTGTACTGCAAGCCCGGAAATTGTCAATATGTACGAAGATTTTGTAAAATTGAATATGCACATTATTACACCGAACAAAAGAGCGAATGTTCTTCCGTGGCAGCGGTATAAACAACTGACTGAACTCATGAAGAATCGGCAGAAATATTTTCTCTATGAAACAAACGTTGGCGCAGGCTTGCCGATTATCTCCACATTGCAAGATCTAATTGCGAGCGGAGATCAAATTGTAAAAATAGAAGGGATGTTTTCCGGAACACTCAGTCATCTCTTCAATTATTATGACGGCACACGGCCATTCAGTGTACTTGTACAAGAGGCGCTCGGTCTCGGCTACACAGAGCCGGATCCACGCGAAGATCTGATGGGCGGCGATGTCGCAAGGAAACTTTTAATTCTTGCGCGCCAAATAGGATTGAAGATGGATATGCACGATATCAAAGTTGAGAATCTTGTTCCGAAGCCTTTACAGGGCGGAAAATTCTCGGGCGAGTTCTTTCAACGCTATGCAAAGTATGATGAAGCTATGAAACGCCGTCTTGAAGCCGCCCAATTCCATGGCTGTGTTCTTCGATATGTTGGAGTCTTACAAGGTGAAAAGGCACATGCCGGTATTCTGGAAGTTCCGGAAAATCACATGCTTGCTTCAACGAAGGGAAGCGATAACATTATTGCGTTCAAAACACAACGATATTCAAAAACACCGCTCGTAGTGCAGGGTCCCGGTGCGGGAGCGGATGTTACAGCTATGGGAGTTTTTTCCGATCTCCTCAAATTGCTCCACTATTTACCTCAATAG
- a CDS encoding cofactor-independent phosphoglycerate mutase yields the protein MSRKYVIVVPDGAADKPLQVFGGKTIFEAAEKPNIDFIAMNGQQGLCQTVPSGLQPGSDVAMMAVLGYNPAEYYTGRAPIEAVAQGIDVTENDWIFRCNLVTTADGKMVDHSSGHISSEEGKEFIEELNKALGSNRVRFYPGVGYRHLMIVKDYNFPDLQLQPPHDNIGVETIKLLPRGKNADVLIELIKKSEKLFKDHRINLHRRSLKKNEATSIWLWGHGKKARMELFEKKYGLKGAAITAVDLVKGLANLIGFDFIKVEGATGYFDTDYRAKGLAAIEAIKKYDIVLVHVEATDEAGHAGKADVKKKALEEIDKHIVGPVMAELKKYNNWRMLVMPDHPTPVSTQGHTGEAVPFAMMGDGINAEVHLPLGETNAARTGIVFDNGYRLMESFLK from the coding sequence TTGAGTAGGAAGTATGTTATAGTTGTGCCTGATGGAGCAGCGGACAAACCGTTACAGGTGTTTGGCGGTAAAACGATATTCGAAGCAGCAGAGAAACCCAATATCGACTTCATAGCTATGAATGGACAACAGGGACTTTGCCAGACCGTACCTTCTGGGCTTCAACCAGGCAGCGATGTCGCAATGATGGCAGTGCTTGGCTATAATCCGGCAGAATATTACACAGGCAGAGCCCCAATCGAAGCCGTTGCACAAGGGATCGATGTTACAGAAAACGATTGGATATTCCGTTGCAATCTTGTGACAACCGCGGACGGTAAAATGGTTGATCACAGTTCCGGGCATATCTCAAGCGAAGAAGGCAAAGAATTCATCGAGGAACTGAACAAGGCGTTAGGGAGCAACCGCGTCAGATTTTATCCGGGAGTTGGTTACCGTCATTTGATGATAGTAAAAGATTATAATTTCCCTGATCTCCAATTACAGCCGCCGCATGATAATATTGGTGTGGAGACAATAAAATTATTACCGCGCGGAAAAAACGCTGATGTTCTTATCGAACTTATTAAAAAGAGTGAAAAACTATTTAAGGACCACCGTATTAATCTTCATCGCAGGAGTCTCAAAAAAAACGAGGCAACCTCAATATGGCTCTGGGGTCATGGCAAGAAGGCCCGGATGGAATTGTTCGAAAAAAAATACGGTTTGAAGGGAGCGGCAATCACAGCGGTTGATCTTGTCAAAGGATTGGCAAATCTTATCGGTTTCGATTTTATAAAAGTTGAAGGTGCGACAGGATATTTCGATACCGATTACCGCGCAAAGGGATTGGCTGCAATTGAAGCGATCAAAAAATATGACATTGTTCTGGTCCATGTGGAAGCGACGGATGAAGCGGGCCATGCAGGAAAAGCAGATGTGAAGAAAAAAGCGTTAGAAGAAATTGATAAACACATTGTAGGGCCGGTGATGGCAGAGCTCAAGAAGTACAACAACTGGCGAATGCTTGTGATGCCTGACCATCCTACGCCGGTATCAACCCAGGGACATACGGGTGAGGCGGTGCCTTTTGCAATGATGGGCGATGGAATCAATGCCGAGGTACATCTGCCTCTTGGAGAAACAAATGCCGCACGTACAGGTATCGTCTTTGACAATGGTTACCGATTGATGGAATCCTTCCTGAAGTAA
- a CDS encoding LysE family translocator: MSFNLFGYLLYASLMSITPGPNNLMLLSYGKAYGFNDSGNVMLGIFLGFFLMLCLAGYGIANIITNNPTAGLVLKIVGSLWMLYLAFVLRKLNVEIEPGKKAAIGFGQAFSMQFVNLKAWVMAISGASAFLPQSNNIHLNVFVYAISFGLVGIPCMIIWLKMGDVIAKIFKSEKASQILGYTMFSLMIVSIVTIWI; this comes from the coding sequence ATGAGTTTTAATTTATTCGGTTATCTCCTTTACGCTTCTTTGATGTCTATTACCCCAGGTCCAAACAACTTGATGCTCCTTTCCTATGGAAAAGCATATGGTTTCAACGATTCGGGAAATGTTATGCTCGGAATTTTTCTCGGGTTCTTTCTTATGCTCTGCTTGGCCGGATATGGCATTGCAAATATCATTACGAACAATCCGACAGCTGGATTAGTATTGAAAATTGTCGGATCGTTGTGGATGCTCTATCTCGCATTTGTTTTAAGAAAGCTCAACGTGGAAATAGAACCTGGCAAAAAAGCCGCCATCGGATTTGGTCAGGCATTTTCCATGCAATTTGTGAATTTGAAAGCGTGGGTTATGGCTATCAGTGGAGCGAGTGCTTTTTTGCCGCAATCAAATAACATTCATCTGAATGTTTTCGTCTATGCGATAAGTTTCGGGTTGGTCGGGATTCCTTGTATGATCATTTGGCTCAAGATGGGCGATGTCATTGCAAAAATATTCAAGTCGGAGAAAGCAAGTCAGATTTTGGGATATACGATGTTTTCACTGATGATTGTCAGTATTGTCACAATTTGGATATAA
- the thrC gene encoding threonine synthase — MQHSWLECIRDCGRRYPIDAVVYRCEDCGGLLDVQHNMKVLKRRKAASWKKLFDDRTRINKWPYGSGVWGKKEWVCPDVDNENVVSMYEGHTNCFWAERLGKDIGVPDLWVKLCGNSHTGSFKDLGMTVLISVVKQMIADGKPIRAVACASTGDTSAALSAYGAAAGIPTIVFLPKGKVSTAQLVQPIANGATVLSLDTDFDGCMRIVQEITADNSIYLANSMNSLRMEGQKTVGVEIVQQFDWVVPDWIVIPAGNLGNVSALGKGLLMMRDLGLIKKLPRIACAQASHANPLYLSFLNGYKEYKPVEAKKTLASAIQIGAPVSYERAVKVLRQFDGIVEQATEDELANASARADRAGLFTCPQTGVALAALSKLIERKVITKKDRVVVISTAHGLKFSQFKVDYHEKTLSDVNSLYPNPPILLPANITAVRNAIDHAIGK, encoded by the coding sequence ATGCAGCACAGCTGGCTAGAATGTATCCGTGATTGCGGCCGCCGGTATCCCATCGATGCCGTTGTGTACCGGTGCGAAGATTGCGGCGGATTGTTAGATGTTCAGCACAACATGAAAGTACTGAAGCGCCGAAAAGCAGCATCGTGGAAAAAACTATTCGATGATCGTACGCGCATCAATAAGTGGCCATATGGCAGTGGTGTGTGGGGAAAGAAAGAATGGGTATGTCCTGACGTTGATAATGAGAACGTTGTTTCGATGTACGAAGGGCATACAAATTGTTTTTGGGCAGAACGGTTGGGGAAAGATATCGGAGTTCCTGATTTGTGGGTAAAGCTTTGCGGCAACAGTCATACAGGTTCGTTCAAAGATCTTGGTATGACGGTGCTCATCTCCGTTGTAAAACAGATGATCGCCGATGGAAAACCGATTCGTGCTGTTGCGTGCGCTTCTACAGGCGACACCTCTGCTGCACTCTCTGCATACGGTGCGGCGGCAGGTATTCCAACAATCGTCTTTTTGCCGAAGGGAAAGGTTTCTACAGCGCAATTGGTACAGCCGATTGCCAATGGCGCAACAGTACTCTCGCTCGATACTGATTTTGATGGATGCATGCGTATTGTACAGGAAATCACCGCAGACAATTCTATCTATCTTGCCAACTCGATGAATTCCCTGCGGATGGAGGGACAAAAAACGGTCGGTGTTGAGATCGTTCAGCAGTTCGATTGGGTAGTGCCGGATTGGATTGTCATCCCTGCCGGAAATCTTGGCAACGTAAGCGCGTTGGGCAAAGGTCTACTGATGATGCGCGATCTCGGTCTGATTAAAAAACTTCCGCGTATTGCATGCGCGCAGGCATCGCATGCAAATCCGCTCTATCTAAGCTTTCTGAACGGATATAAAGAATATAAACCCGTCGAGGCAAAAAAGACTCTCGCCTCTGCAATCCAAATTGGAGCACCGGTGAGTTATGAGCGAGCTGTGAAAGTACTGCGGCAGTTTGACGGTATCGTAGAGCAGGCAACGGAAGATGAATTAGCAAATGCCTCCGCCCGTGCCGATCGTGCGGGATTGTTCACTTGTCCGCAAACCGGCGTGGCACTCGCTGCGCTCTCAAAATTGATTGAACGCAAAGTTATTACGAAGAAAGACCGTGTCGTAGTCATATCCACAGCGCACGGGTTGAAGTTCTCACAATTCAAGGTGGACTATCATGAGAAAACGCTGTCTGATGTGAATTCACTTTATCCGAATCCGCCCATACTTCTGCCGGCGAATATTACTGCAGTCCGGAACGCAATTGACCATGCGATTGGGAAATAA
- a CDS encoding MarR family transcriptional regulator, translating to MKTTKQYGKKVDLALSMWVKLTRAHDTFSHLTAANIRSFGLTPAQFGVIECLGHLGTMLIGDLTKKHLVSGGNMTVVVDNLEKDGLVERSVNDDDHRAFYVKLTPKGKHLFGKIFLKHAQFIVKLASVLSESEQAELGLLLKKLGTSLQAENKN from the coding sequence ATGAAAACCACAAAACAATACGGAAAAAAAGTCGATCTAGCCCTTTCCATGTGGGTAAAACTCACGCGGGCTCATGATACATTCAGCCACCTGACAGCAGCAAATATCCGTTCGTTCGGATTGACGCCGGCGCAGTTTGGCGTGATAGAATGTCTTGGTCATCTTGGCACCATGCTCATCGGTGATCTAACGAAGAAACACCTCGTCAGCGGCGGCAACATGACAGTGGTAGTGGATAATTTGGAAAAAGATGGACTCGTAGAACGTTCAGTTAACGATGACGACCATCGTGCTTTCTATGTAAAATTAACACCGAAAGGCAAGCACCTTTTCGGAAAAATATTTTTAAAGCACGCGCAATTCATTGTAAAACTAGCTTCAGTGCTTTCAGAATCTGAACAAGCAGAGCTCGGACTTCTCTTAAAGAAGCTTGGCACGAGTTTGCAAGCAGAGAACAAGAATTGA
- a CDS encoding NAD(P)H-dependent oxidoreductase, translating to MTIKTLDILAFAGSLRSESFNRKALQIAKQIAVELNTNVVDLDLKTLNLPLFDADLRANGFPESVKKLKDAIASADILLIATPEYNHSIPGVLKNAIDWASDKTNPFDGKVAAIFGASNGLFGTLRAQLHLRQVLAALNVELVPQPQVFIRFAQSAFLPDGSLVDQRIKQQLRHLIEATLTLAYRKQESRKSLENVQSADIVGT from the coding sequence TTGACAATCAAAACACTCGATATTCTAGCGTTTGCCGGTAGTTTGAGATCAGAATCTTTTAATCGTAAAGCGCTGCAGATAGCAAAACAGATTGCGGTCGAACTAAATACGAATGTCGTAGACTTAGATCTGAAAACGCTCAATCTTCCGCTGTTTGATGCAGACCTGAGAGCAAACGGATTTCCAGAATCAGTAAAGAAATTGAAAGATGCGATAGCTTCAGCCGATATACTGCTGATAGCAACGCCTGAATATAACCATTCAATTCCCGGTGTATTAAAAAATGCCATCGACTGGGCGTCCGATAAAACAAATCCCTTTGATGGAAAGGTTGCGGCTATTTTCGGCGCTTCAAATGGATTATTCGGAACATTGCGGGCGCAGCTTCACTTGCGGCAAGTTCTTGCGGCATTGAATGTTGAACTTGTTCCGCAGCCGCAGGTTTTTATTCGCTTTGCACAGTCCGCATTCTTGCCGGATGGCTCGCTTGTCGATCAAAGAATAAAACAACAGCTTCGTCATTTGATTGAAGCAACGCTCACGCTTGCTTATCGCAAGCAGGAAAGCCGAAAAAGCTTAGAGAACGTACAGAGTGCCGACATTGTTGGCACATAA
- a CDS encoding DoxX family protein: METILLYLGRILFGGYFTYSGFNHFKMLDMMSGYAKSKGTPLPKLSVAFSGLLLLIGGLSVLFNILPSVGFISLALFLIPVTFIMHAFWKVQDPTAKMHEMINFMKNIALLGAVLILLAQAFA, encoded by the coding sequence ATGGAAACAATATTGCTTTATCTTGGACGGATATTATTTGGTGGTTATTTTACCTATAGCGGTTTCAACCATTTTAAAATGCTTGATATGATGTCCGGATATGCGAAGTCTAAGGGAACGCCTCTGCCAAAATTATCGGTAGCGTTCTCTGGATTATTGCTGCTAATCGGCGGGTTAAGTGTACTATTTAATATATTGCCGAGTGTCGGTTTTATTTCTTTAGCGCTCTTTCTTATACCGGTAACATTTATTATGCATGCTTTTTGGAAGGTTCAAGACCCGACGGCAAAGATGCATGAGATGATTAATTTCATGAAAAATATTGCGTTGCTTGGCGCTGTATTAATTCTGCTGGCACAAGCCTTTGCATAA
- a CDS encoding YceI family protein produces the protein MKRITIVLLAIFVAAVSVSAQSDWKLDKVHSSVTFTVRHMVISEVTGSFKDFTIALKSAKDDFSDAEVQSTIKVGSLSTDNTMRDNHLKSDDFFNAEKFPEINFKSTSFEKLGDNKYKITGDLTIRDVTKNVTFDAILNGTLKTDRGVLSAWKATTTINRFDYNLKWSKTLETGGMIVGKEVTITLNLELNK, from the coding sequence ATGAAAAGAATAACAATCGTCCTTCTTGCCATTTTCGTTGCCGCGGTGTCTGTGTCGGCACAATCTGACTGGAAATTAGACAAAGTCCATTCCAGCGTCACGTTCACAGTGCGCCATATGGTTATTTCTGAAGTCACTGGAAGCTTCAAAGATTTTACCATTGCTCTGAAATCCGCAAAGGATGATTTCTCGGATGCAGAAGTCCAGAGCACCATCAAGGTCGGCAGCCTCAGCACAGATAATACCATGCGGGATAATCATCTTAAATCTGATGACTTTTTTAATGCTGAAAAATTTCCGGAAATAAATTTTAAGAGCACATCGTTTGAAAAACTGGGCGATAATAAATATAAAATCACCGGTGATTTGACAATTCGCGATGTGACGAAGAACGTGACATTTGATGCAATACTCAACGGTACGCTTAAAACTGATCGTGGTGTGCTTTCTGCCTGGAAAGCCACTACGACAATTAATCGGTTTGACTACAATTTAAAGTGGAGCAAAACGCTCGAAACAGGCGGTATGATAGTTGGAAAAGAAGTGACCATCACATTAAATTTAGAATTGAACAAGTAA
- a CDS encoding ATP-dependent 6-phosphofructokinase, which translates to MKRHPIKRIAINTGGGDAPGLNAVIRAAVVSAINRGWECYGIRDGYNGLLEPKNYPDGGIIPLPRSKVRGITHLGGTILGTTNKGNPLKWPVKGKDGQLHEIDRTDELIKMFQKNKIDALIAIGGDGSLGIANVLSQKGLRVVGVPKTIDNDLDKTVITFGFDTAVSFATACIDRLHTTAESHQRVMVVEVMGRYAGWIALECGVSGTADAILIPEIPYDIHKIANKIEDRWESGAHFAIVVVAEGAKPKGGTVSVVSKEIGRAEKLGGAGERVAKEIQDITGKETRCVVLGHLLRGGTPTTFDRLISLRFGAAAVRALSEGQSGIMVALDPPTVRYVPLADATHRMKTVPTDCDIILTARDLGVSFGD; encoded by the coding sequence ATGAAACGTCACCCAATCAAACGCATAGCTATTAACACCGGCGGCGGCGATGCACCGGGTTTGAATGCCGTCATCCGCGCAGCGGTTGTTTCTGCCATTAATCGCGGGTGGGAATGTTACGGCATACGCGATGGCTATAATGGATTGCTGGAACCGAAAAATTATCCTGATGGTGGAATCATTCCGCTACCCAGGTCGAAAGTGCGCGGTATTACGCATCTCGGCGGAACGATTCTTGGCACTACGAACAAAGGCAATCCGCTGAAATGGCCAGTAAAAGGAAAAGATGGTCAACTGCATGAAATCGATCGTACTGATGAGCTGATAAAGATGTTTCAGAAAAACAAAATTGATGCGCTTATAGCTATAGGCGGCGATGGATCGCTCGGAATAGCAAATGTACTTTCGCAAAAAGGATTACGTGTGGTCGGCGTTCCTAAGACCATCGACAATGATTTGGATAAGACAGTTATTACATTCGGATTTGACACGGCAGTCTCGTTTGCAACAGCATGCATTGATCGGCTGCATACGACTGCGGAATCGCACCAACGTGTAATGGTTGTGGAAGTCATGGGCCGCTATGCTGGATGGATTGCTCTTGAGTGCGGTGTTTCGGGTACCGCAGATGCGATTCTCATCCCAGAAATTCCTTATGATATTCACAAGATTGCAAATAAAATTGAAGACCGTTGGGAAAGCGGGGCACATTTTGCTATCGTCGTAGTAGCGGAAGGCGCTAAACCGAAAGGCGGAACAGTTTCCGTTGTCTCGAAAGAAATCGGCCGGGCTGAAAAGCTTGGTGGTGCGGGTGAACGCGTTGCGAAAGAAATTCAGGATATTACTGGAAAAGAAACGCGTTGTGTGGTACTCGGACATCTGCTGCGTGGCGGAACCCCGACAACTTTTGACCGGCTCATTTCACTTCGTTTTGGCGCAGCGGCTGTCCGCGCCTTAAGTGAAGGACAATCCGGGATCATGGTTGCATTAGATCCGCCAACCGTACGGTATGTGCCTCTTGCCGATGCAACCCATCGGATGAAAACCGTTCCTACCGATTGCGATATTATTCTTACAGCGCGTGATTTGGGAGTCAGTTTTGGAGATTAG
- a CDS encoding PAS domain S-box protein — translation MTRPTINTDAKSQQVEKALQASDMRYRLLAEHMRDVIWTMDPDGQFTYVSPSVFHLRGYTAEEVMRQSVQEAFTSDSAIRVLAGINVLLAENEIQDVHANWELQQPCKDGSTVWTEVSVNIIRDKLGPAYTVLGVSRDITERKIAEGIIAEQAHLLNVALDPIILRDMNDGLIFWNKAAENLYGWTFDEAKSLKAAQCIAEVDQPKYERGVKEFIEKGECKIELQQRAKNGRKIITLSQWSLVRNREGEPYARLAIDRDVTEQRYFETQLRRSQRMESLGTLAGGIAHDLNNVLAPILMSIQILNMKLTDPNLKKLIASLEASTKRGSDIIKQVSTFARGTEKNFAPQQLRYIIAEIESIIKGTFPKNIQVRIGISKDLSLVLGDAAQLQQMLMNLCLNARDAMPDGGRLTVTVEGMYMDESFARMILGAHPGQYVVLTIADTGTGIPMEIQEKVFEPFFSTKDKGKGSGLGLSMVYTIVKSHNSFIKLYSEIGKGTEIKIFLPATQQTEKKVAPHLEDVPTMGNGENILVVDDELSVLEISKEILEVRGYRVLTAADGAEATALFASAEKGSIDLVITDMNMPLMDGSSTIRALRRLAPSLKIVVSSGLLTDVNSAGVAGLDIQGYLTKPYTADQLTSMVNKVLKKEYHPESGKS, via the coding sequence GTGACCAGACCAACGATAAACACCGACGCAAAAAGCCAGCAAGTTGAAAAAGCCCTTCAAGCATCAGATATGCGTTATCGACTGCTTGCCGAACACATGCGAGATGTGATCTGGACGATGGATCCGGATGGACAATTTACGTACGTCAGTCCGTCTGTTTTTCACTTAAGAGGCTATACGGCAGAAGAAGTGATGCGGCAATCCGTCCAAGAAGCTTTTACGTCCGACTCTGCAATTCGGGTGTTAGCCGGCATCAATGTTTTATTAGCGGAGAATGAGATTCAAGATGTTCATGCAAATTGGGAATTGCAGCAGCCATGTAAAGATGGGAGTACGGTATGGACTGAAGTGAGTGTGAATATTATCCGTGATAAACTCGGACCTGCATATACCGTTCTTGGGGTAAGCCGTGATATAACCGAGCGTAAAATTGCTGAAGGAATAATCGCTGAACAGGCTCATCTGTTAAATGTTGCTCTTGATCCAATTATTCTACGGGATATGAATGATGGTCTTATCTTTTGGAATAAAGCAGCTGAAAACTTATATGGTTGGACCTTCGATGAAGCAAAGTCATTAAAAGCCGCTCAGTGTATCGCAGAAGTGGATCAGCCCAAATACGAACGTGGAGTGAAAGAATTTATTGAAAAAGGAGAATGCAAAATTGAATTGCAGCAAAGAGCCAAAAATGGCCGCAAAATAATAACACTCTCTCAATGGTCTCTTGTGCGGAATCGGGAGGGTGAACCTTACGCCCGCCTCGCCATCGACCGTGATGTTACCGAACAGCGTTATTTTGAAACACAGCTTCGCCGATCACAACGAATGGAAAGTCTAGGAACATTAGCGGGCGGTATAGCACACGATTTAAATAATGTTCTCGCACCTATCCTGATGTCAATCCAAATCTTAAATATGAAACTTACTGATCCCAACCTTAAAAAGCTTATTGCATCTCTTGAAGCGAGTACCAAACGGGGCAGCGACATTATTAAGCAGGTATCGACCTTTGCGCGCGGTACCGAGAAGAACTTTGCGCCTCAACAATTACGATATATTATTGCGGAAATAGAATCTATTATCAAGGGAACGTTTCCTAAGAATATTCAAGTACGCATCGGAATTTCAAAGGATCTCTCGCTTGTTTTGGGCGACGCGGCACAATTGCAACAGATGCTGATGAATCTCTGCCTCAATGCACGCGATGCTATGCCTGACGGAGGCCGTCTCACCGTGACCGTAGAGGGCATGTACATGGATGAAAGCTTTGCTCGCATGATACTCGGTGCTCATCCGGGTCAGTATGTCGTGCTTACAATTGCGGATACGGGCACGGGCATCCCAATGGAAATTCAAGAAAAAGTATTTGAACCGTTTTTTTCAACAAAAGATAAGGGGAAGGGGAGTGGACTTGGTCTTTCCATGGTCTATACCATTGTAAAATCGCACAATAGTTTTATCAAATTGTACAGTGAAATTGGCAAAGGAACAGAAATAAAAATCTTTCTCCCTGCGACTCAACAAACCGAGAAAAAGGTTGCCCCTCATTTAGAGGATGTACCTACAATGGGCAACGGAGAAAACATTCTTGTTGTTGACGATGAACTGTCTGTATTAGAAATTTCTAAAGAAATACTCGAGGTGCGCGGCTATCGTGTGCTGACAGCTGCAGATGGAGCGGAAGCAACTGCCCTTTTTGCCAGTGCAGAAAAAGGATCCATTGACCTCGTTATAACGGACATGAACATGCCGTTGATGGATGGATCATCGACCATCAGAGCATTAAGACGGCTTGCACCATCTTTAAAGATAGTCGTTTCAAGCGGTTTATTGACAGATGTAAATTCGGCAGGTGTGGCTGGCCTCGATATTCAAGGATATCTCACAAAACCATACACAGCCGACCAGCTTACGTCAATGGTAAATAAAGTTCTCAAAAAAGAATATCATCCAGAATCCGGCAAGAGTTAA